DNA from Leptospira mayottensis 200901116:
GCACACCGCCCACACGAACGATTTGAGATAGGCTTTGATACTTAGAAAGTAAGGACGAGAGGAAAAAGTCCAATTCTTTTGAAGAATCCATACTCCCGGCATAACAAAGAAGGAAGGGATTTGATGTCGGGTTTTCATTCAAAAGTCCGGGAGAAATCAAAATCCGATCCAAAGAAAAACGATCTGAAATTGTCGGATGGGGAAGAAGATCGTAATGTCTGTATTTTTCCCTATCCGGACCAAAATGATCCAAAAGAAGAATTCTCGTTTTGGAATATTCTGGAATTAGAATATCTCTGGAATCCACGACTAGCAAATCCAGATCGCCGTCGGCGGGAAAATCCTCAAGCCAAAACGTTTTGTAGGAAGCCGCGGATAATAATGCGAAGAGAATTCTGGAACGTTCGAAATGGCCGCTTCCGAACTTTTTCGGATCCCCGACTAAAATTCCGACGCGAAACTGATTCGTTACTTTCGTGGATTGAATTTGAAAACGGATTTGTTCCACGTCTTGGTTTCCCGCAAAAGCGTTCGGTTCTTTTTCGAAAAGTTGGATACATTCTTTCGCGCCGAAAAAAGGATTCTGGTCGTTGAGCAGATTGAAAATTCGGGAGACGGTTTCGAAATCTTTTGGCTCGTCGACCGTAAGTCTGAGTTTCGGTAAAACTTTCTTTTCTTTTTCGGTAAGCAAAGAGGAAAGTTTGGTGATTCGAAATCGATGCGGGTTCTCTTTTATGGAAAGGCTTACGTGTTCTTTGTGTCTTTCTTCGAGAACTTGAGGACACCACTCAAGGGCCTTTCTTGTAAAGATTTCTCCGCCCATACCCAAAGGGAGTCCTGTCACATAGGCAAGATCCGATTTTGTAAATTGAAACGACTGCAAAAGTTGGTCCAAGTGAAGCGTATCGTAAAACGGATTATCGCCTGTGAGACGCAGAATCGTGTCTGCTTTGAAAAATTCTGCGGCTTTTATATATCTCTGTCTTACGTCGAGAAGATCTCCGGTAAAAAGACGATACTTCCTATTTTCTAAAAAAGAACGAAGCTTCTCATCCTCTTCGGGGATTAAATACACGATTTGTTCTTCGGGAAGAACAACCCGAATTCTGTCTTGGATTCTGTCGATGAGAGTTTTTCCGGAACCGGAAGGAAGTTCTCGTAAAACCTTACCGGGAAGTCTTGCGGAACCCGCCCGAGCTTGAATAAACGCGTAAATATTACGCGTTGAACGTATACCACTCATCACAATTCAGACAGGGTGCACCCGTAGTTTCATGTTTTCCGTTTAACGAATTGGCGAAAGAGGGTAGGCCTTTTTGCCAAATCTGCATTAGGGTTTCTTTATGAAGATTTCCGAATACCTTGCCCGGAGCTTGTTTACAGACGGAAACGGTTCCGTCCGAATTCACATAAAGATCCCGGTTGAGATGCCAGCAAAATTCTCTCTGAATTGGAGTGAGATCGGTAACTCTTTTTTCCGGCATAAGGCCAGCATAACGATTGTATTTTTGAAGAATGACTCCGTAACCTTGTTTTTCAGTTTCATCCACCCAAACTTCTACTTCGTCTTCGACTTCCTGAATTTTTAAAAATTGAAGATAGATTCTATTTTTTGGAAAGATTTTACCAAGTTGTTCCAGGTTTGAAAGTACTCGGTTCAGATCTTTTTTTCCGTAGAGAGAGTTATATTTTTCCTGGTTTCGGGTCGTGAGATTTACGATCCAAGTGATTTTTTGCCTAAATGAGGAATCTAACGCATTCAAAAAACCTAAAGTTGAATTTAAGTCGGTATAAAGAGCTGTTTCTATAAAAAATTCCTGTAATAAAGAGGAGGAAAATTGAAAAGCGGTAGAAAGTAACTTCGTAAATTCGGGATGCAAGAGAGGTTCGCCTAATCCTCCGAAGCAAACGCTGTATTCGTTGGAAAAGGATTCTTCCTGTTGTTTCAGTAAATTCTCCAGAAATACCGGACTAAGAAAAGATCCGTCTTGATCGTTAGGTGAAAATTGTCTCGGACAAAAGCTGCAACTTAATTCGCATCCTCGATATACTTCTAATTCTAAATACGAAGGACCGGTTCTAAAAACTTCCGGATGTTCCTGAATCCACGGATGGATATCGGAATAGTTCCATTCCTCTTTGAATTTCAAAAATCCTCTGACTAGGTTTAAGGATCTTTTATTTTTTAAAGAGAAGTCGAGTCTGTATTGTCTTAGATCTGGGTCGTGATAAAAGATTTCAACGTCATAGTGGTTGATATTTTTGCTGAGATATTCCTGAACGCTCGTATTGACGGCTTCCGGAATCCCGTTCGTAAACTCTCTGGATAAAATTGTGGGAATGATTCCAGAAGGTAGGTTCTCGCTGTAAGAATACTGGGAAAGATAGAGATCGTGTCTTCGGTAGATTTCCAGGCTTAAGTTTTCGTCCAAACAAGGGAAAAGTCCGGTAAAGTAAAAGAAGGAAGCATCATCCCAGTCCGGATCTCCGGTTCTGGATTGGGGAAGTTCGGAAGAAATTTTTTTTACGAACGAGATTTCCGACCGGTCTTCTAATATTCTAATATTCAAAAGATTGTATGTATCTATTTTTTTGGGGAAGGGCCATGCGTTGAAAAAAACCGTGGATTCGGGAAGAACCTTGGAAAGTTTTCTGAGGGAAAGAAGTAGAAGATTTTCCCTTTCGTTTTCGGATTCCAGCAGAGATGCCGTTTCCGGACTAAGAAATACGGCAGAATGGAAGATCGGAAATTTCATGATTTGAAATTAATATCGACCAAAAACGCGTATATAGTAATGCTCAAAATCAATCCAAATGGAACGTCTCTTCCTTAAGGGGAATCTTATTTTCTTTTCTATAGGCATCGTCGAAAATTTGGATCGGAATTTCGGCTCTGGATTCTTTCAGCCATCTGTGAAACGTATCTTCTTCCTTATCCCTGTAGAGAATGTTCTGGATCCCGCCGCGTAGGTTTTCCATTGGAGTTGGTCTTTTGCCTTCTATCTTAAGGATTGAATATCTTTTTCTTTCGTCTCTAAATACTTCGGAAACTCCTCCGTTAGGAAGAGGCGCCGCAATCGTGGCCGTGATCTTACTATATTTGTAAAGATCGAAGGAAGAAATCCATTCTACCATTCCTCTTCTGGATCTAAGGGCCGGATCGTTTCTGGGTGAACCCGCGATCAATGCAAAGGAAGAAGGATCTGTGAGAACCGATTTCCTGATATCGGAAAGTTCCTTGTAGAGTCTGTTTTCTTCTTGGACGGAGTCGTTTTCGGGGGCGATTGAAATAATTCTATATCGAATTTCAAACCCGACCTTGTCTCTGTTCTGGTTGTACCAGTTCTTGATTTCCTGTTCATTCGGAGGAGGGACTGCGATTTTTAACTGAAGAAGTTGTCCTTTTTTGATTTGGTACGGAAGTTCTGTGACCCAGAGTTCGAAAGGCATACCTGAAGAAGTTTCCATTGCTTTTTCGAATTGTTTACGATTTGTAATTCCCATTACTTCCATTCTTTTTTCGATTTCGGAATCGACTCTTTGTTCGTTGACTTGAATCGATTCTTCTTCGGCGACGACGTCCACGATGGCGCGGTCGATCAGAAAGTCTATAATTCTCGTTCTGAGGGATTTACGAAAGTCTTCATGTTTTAAGTGTTTTTGGAGTTTGTTATATTTCTCGCTTGCGTCGTCAAGATCGAGCTCCGAGATAGAAATCGTTCCGACGGTCGCGATGACTCGGTTGAGGGACTCCGCCGTTTGAATCGGATTTTGTAAAAACAGAAATACAAACGTTCCCGTAAAGAAAAAGTTTTTTGCGTAAGTTTGCTTTGAATTCATCTGCGGTCCTAATGCCCTTGATCTGTAAGATCTTAAGTAGGTTCAACCGTTTTTCTAAGTTTTAGTCGGTCTTAAATTTTCCTATCAATTGCCCCAGATTTTGCGCTTGTCCGTACATGTTTCCGGAGAAAGAAGTAAGATCTTCCGCACCTGACGCGATTTCCTGAGTTCCGTCGGAAATACTCATGATGGTCTTTGTAATTTCGTCGGTGGCACGTTTTTGTTCTAAGACTGCTTCTTCGATTTGTAAACTGAAGGTCATAAGTTCGTTTGCACTCTGAGAAATTTCTTTCGTATTTTCTTCCTGGTTTTTAACGGATGCAAGAACGTTCTTGGCGTATCGATCAAATTCTTCAACTTGTTCCCTCAGCTTCTGGAGCATGTTGGATGCTTCTGCGACTTTAGTATTTCCGTTTAATACAGCGGTGTTCGTGGAATTTACAAGGGACCCGATTTCTTGAACGCTTGAAGAAGTCTGTGATGCTAGTTTTCCGATTTCTTCAGCGACGACTGCAAAACCTTTTCCTGCTTCCCCTGCTCTTGCCGCTTCGATAGCGGCGTTGAGTGCAAGTAAATTTGTTTTTTCGGAGATTTCGGTGATGATTGATAAGATTTCCGTGATCCTGGAAGCGCTGTCGCCGATAGCGGCCATTGCACTTGTGGATGCGGCCATTGCGTTTTCCCCGGTGACTCCTTGTTCTTTGGATAGAGCAGCGAGTTCGACTAAGTCCTGCATCTCTCTGTTTATATTAACAATTTGTTCTTTGAGTCTCACGACGTTCCCGTCGATTTCCTTCATGCTGAATACGGCCTTCTCCATAGACTTGCCAACGTTTTGAGCAGAAGCAGCAAGTTCTTCGACGGCAGCTGAAGATTCTTCTGCAGCGGAAGCTTGTGTTTGTGCGACGTCGGAGAAATTTCTGGAAGAATTCGCCATTTTCTCGGAAGTATCTTTGAGCATTTTTGCGGAACCACCGATTTCTCGTAGAACTTTGAGAAGACTTTCCCGCATCTGATTCATGGAGCCGAGAAGTGTTCCGATCTCGTCCTTTTTGTCGTGGGAACTTTGTGCGATTAAATTTCCGTTTGCAATTTCTTCGGAGAATCCGACGGCTTTGAGAAGTCCGGCTGAGATCAATCTTTGGAATATAAAATTTACACAAAGAAGAACGGAGACCAGTATAAGGATAGCCGTTAAAGCTCTTGAGAAAATCGTATTGAACATTTCGTCCGTATAGATCGAATCGGGAATACTTACCTGCAACGTCCAAAAACGTTTGTCTTTACCGACATGAAACGGAAAGAAATAGTGTGTGTGTGCTTCGGAACTGTAAGTGAAGTTTTTTCCTTCCTGGCTTTTTTTAAGATAAAATTCCAATTCTTGGGCGTCTGGAATTTTATTTCCGATTAAGGAAGGGTTTTTTCCGTTTACCGTATAAAGTCCGCTTGGAGAAAGCAAAGTCATATATCCCTGATTGCGAAACGGTTTGACTTCCCCGAATTTTTTTTGTAATTCTTCCGCTTTTAAATCGATCCCGCAGGCTCCTCTAAAGAAACCGTCCTTGCTGATTGGAGCAACGATGGAAATCATCATCGTATCTACACTATCGGATTTGTAGCGGTACGGTTCTGAAACGTAATAAGTATCGTTCCTTTTGGGAATCTGATAGAAGTCGCCCGTTCCGTCTAGATTCTCATAACCAACGTTGGGTCTGATTCGGGCTTTTCCTTTTTCACCGGATTGAAATGCATAAGGAACGAATCTTCCAGTAGAATCGTGTCCGAAAGTATTTCGATATTGAGCGTCTTTGCCGTCATAGAGGTTTGGCTCATAGACCAGCCAGAGAGCGAAAAAATTCGGGTTTCTTTCTATGACTTCTTTGATCGAAGTGATAACGGCTTCTCTTGGCGGGGAAGTGAAGATGAGAGGAGAGCGAAATCCTCTCGCATAGAACATGGCGGAGTCCAGAATGTCTTTCACTTCCAAGGACCAGCGTTCAGAAGTAATCGTTGAATTGTTTTCCACTTCCGATTTCAGATTTCTATAAGTGGTAATTGAGTTGATTGCGGCGAGGATGCTGAATCCGATAAATAGAACTATGGATAAATAAAGGGAAATACGAAATCGAATACTCATGGTTCTCCAACCTTTTTGTTTTCAAATCGAAAAGAGTCATCGTATCGAAAAAAGAGAATTCATCAATTCAAATATTTATATTTGAAATTCGACTTGGGCAAGAATTATAAATCACGATGAAATTTATAAATTGAGGCTAAAGATCTATTTCCTTTTTCGATTTCGTTATAATATAAATTTTCATTTCAATTTGTCTTAAATTTTCCTATCAATTGCCCCAGATTTTGCGCTTGTCCATGTATGTTTCCGGAGAAAGAAGTAAGATCGTCTGCACCTGACGCGATTTCCTGAGTTCCGTCGGAAATACTCATGATGGTCTTTGTAATTTCGTCGGTGGCACGTTTTTGTTCTAAGACTGCTTCTTCGATTTGTAAACTGAAGGTCATAAGTTCGTTTGCACTCTGAGAAATTTCTTTCGTATTTTCTTCCTGGTTTTTAACGGATGCAAGAACGTTCTTGGCGTATCGATCAAATTCTTCAACTTGTTCCCTCAGCTTCTTGAGAACGTTAGATGCTTCTGCGACTTTAGTATTTCCGTTTAATACAGCGGTGTTTGTGGAATTTACAAGGGACCCGATTTCTTGAACGCTTGAAGAAGTCTGTGATGCCAATTTTCCGATTTCTTCAGCAACGACTGCAAAACCTTTTCCTGCTTCCCCTGCTCTTGCAGCTTCGATAGCGGCGTTGAGTGCAAGTAAATTTGTTTTTTCGGAGATTTCGGTGATGATTGATAAGATTTCCGTGATTCTGGAAGCGCTGTCGCCGATAGCGGCCATTGCACTTGTGGATGCGGCCATTGCGTTTTCCCCGGTGACTCCTTGTTCTTTGGATAGAGCAGCGAGTTCGACTAAGTCCTGCATCTCTCTGTTTATATTAACAATTTGTTCTTTGAGTCTCACTACGTTCCCGTCGATTTCCTTCATGCTGAATACGGCCTTCTCCATAGACTTGCCAACGTTTTGAGCAGAAGCAGCAAGTTCTTCGACGGCAGCTGAAGATTCTTCTGCAGCGGAAGCTTGTGTTTGTGCGACGTCGGAGAAATTTCTGGAAGAATCCGCCATTTTCTCGGAAGTATCTCTGAGAGTGTATGCGGAACCACCGATTTCTCGTAGAACTTTGAGAAGATTTTCCCGCATCTGATTCATGGAGCCGAGAAGTGTTCCGATCTCATCCTTTTTGTCGTGGGAACTTTGTGCGATTAAATTTCCGTTTGCAATTTCTTCGGAGAATCCGACGGCTTTGAGAAGTCCGGCTGAGATCAATCTTTGGAATATAAAATTTACACAAAGAAGAACGGAGACCAGTATGAGTATGGTGGCAACGAAACTTTGAAAGAGAATGGAAATGATCGCGGTTCGATAAATCGAATTGGGAATACTTACCTGCAACGCCCAAAAACGTTTGTCTTTGCCGATATGAAATGGAAAGAAATAATGCGTATATCCGTTCGAGTCGGTGGTAAATTTTTTTCCGGTCTCTTCCTGACTTTCTTTAAGATAAAATTCCAATTCTTGGGCGTCTGGAATTTGTTTTCCCACTAGATTACCGTCAAAACTATTCACGGCATAAATTCCCCTTGGAGAGATAAGGGTTAAGTAACCTTGATCTTGGAACGGTTTTTTACTTCCGATCAGTTTTTGTAATTCCTCCAATCGATAATCGAGACCACCTACCCCGTAAAATTGATTCCCTACACGGAACGGAACGATCAGAGATATCATAAGGATTTTTATCTTTCCATCGAGTTCATAATAATACGGGTCAGTTACAAATTGAAGATTCGTTTTTTTAGGGATTTGATACCATTCTCCTTCCAAACCCTGGCTGTCATAATACTTAGCGGCTTCCAATACGATTTCTTCATCCGTTTTTCCACGGTGAAGATAAGGAATGAATCTTCCGGTGGCATCATGCCCGGTAGTATTTTCAAATTGATCATCTTGTCCGTCGAAACCGTTCGGTTCGTAGGCTACTCGGGCACCGAAATAATTCTCGTTCGCCTTCAGTATTTCCTGCAAGGCTAAGATAACTTTGCCTCGGGGAGGGGAATCGAATAAAAGCGGGAATCGGAAACCCCGGATTATACCCATACCTGTATCTAAATAATCTTTTATTTCCAAGGTCCAACGTTCCGCAGTTACTTCGGAACTGTTGACCACTTCTTGTTCTAGTTTTTTATAGGCTGTATATGAGTTGATTGTTGCAAGAATTCCAAAACCGATAAACAATACGATCGAAAGATACAAAGAAATGCGAAATCGAATGCTCATTGCGTCCTCCCGCAACTTGTCTGTTAAGTAATTAAAAATGATTAACGAAGGATGGGACGAAAAGCTCGAGCAAAAAATTGCTAATTTATAAAAAAATCATTATTTTATCTCGGGAAAAGCAAAAAATTCGGCCTATGTCGCATTCATGGGTGTTGGTGCTTACCGATTTTTTAAGATTAGGACTTGGTAGATTCGAATTCTTTGATATATTAGAAGAATGAAAGACATTATCAAAGGGGTTCTTTGTTAAACTTTTCCCAAAGCCTGAAGAAGGATCCACGATTATGATTGTCAAGTTGCCAATAACATAATGTAGTAGTTCCCACAGATGGGGGAATTCTTGAAATCACCTTTTCACTGTTAAACTCTATCGGAGGTATAGGGACGAGTTCAAAATCAACTTTTCATTGGATTATGGTCTTAGAATGATTATTCCGTACAGACGTTTGATTTTAAAATCGTTATCATTGAGTTCCCTTCTAAAAATATAATATGAGATTTTTAAACCATGTCGCTTTCGGCACGTAAATTACTTTTGCAGATCAATGGTATCGCGTTGATTATTGCGTCTACGGTCGCGTTTTTTGCTTTGGATATTTTGGGGATCTTTTTTGGAAAAGGTCCGGCGCGTTTTATTTTCGAGGGACAGGAATTCGTAGGAATTGGCTTTTTTGAGGCGCACGGGCTCGCTTTTATACTTGGGGTTCTTCTTTTTCGTGCGGAACCGAGACGATCCTGGCATATCGTCGCCGTTGCGATTCACGTTTTATTAGGAACTGCGAATATTCTTATGTGGGGGATTTTTATCGCTGTAAACAGTCTGCTGATGGGCTACGGAACTACAGCGATGCACTGGATTTTTGTATTTTTTCAATTGCTTGCCGTCTTCTATTCTACGAAAGAAGATTGAATTCGATTTCCCAGTGAGATCTTTGTGGGTGTTGAATATCGATTTAGATTTTTCTAAAATATAGAATCTGTGAAAGTTGTTGCATCTTCGAAATCAAAAATGTCTCTGAGGTTC
Protein-coding regions in this window:
- a CDS encoding spiro-SPASM protein produces the protein MKFPIFHSAVFLSPETASLLESENERENLLLLSLRKLSKVLPESTVFFNAWPFPKKIDTYNLLNIRILEDRSEISFVKKISSELPQSRTGDPDWDDASFFYFTGLFPCLDENLSLEIYRRHDLYLSQYSYSENLPSGIIPTILSREFTNGIPEAVNTSVQEYLSKNINHYDVEIFYHDPDLRQYRLDFSLKNKRSLNLVRGFLKFKEEWNYSDIHPWIQEHPEVFRTGPSYLELEVYRGCELSCSFCPRQFSPNDQDGSFLSPVFLENLLKQQEESFSNEYSVCFGGLGEPLLHPEFTKLLSTAFQFSSSLLQEFFIETALYTDLNSTLGFLNALDSSFRQKITWIVNLTTRNQEKYNSLYGKKDLNRVLSNLEQLGKIFPKNRIYLQFLKIQEVEDEVEVWVDETEKQGYGVILQKYNRYAGLMPEKRVTDLTPIQREFCWHLNRDLYVNSDGTVSVCKQAPGKVFGNLHKETLMQIWQKGLPSFANSLNGKHETTGAPCLNCDEWYTFNA
- a CDS encoding methyl-accepting chemotaxis protein; translation: MSIRFRISLYLSIVLFIGFGILATINSYTAYKKLEQEVVNSSEVTAERWTLEIKDYLDTGMGIIRGFRFPLLFDSPPRGKVILALQEILKANENYFGARVAYEPNGFDGQDDQFENTTGHDATGRFIPYLHRGKTDEEIVLEAAKYYDSQGLEGEWYQIPKKTNLQFVTDPYYYELDGKIKILMISLIVPFRVGNQFYGVGGLDYRLEELQKLIGSKKPFQDQGYLTLISPRGIYAVNSFDGNLVGKQIPDAQELEFYLKESQEETGKKFTTDSNGYTHYFFPFHIGKDKRFWALQVSIPNSIYRTAIISILFQSFVATILILVSVLLCVNFIFQRLISAGLLKAVGFSEEIANGNLIAQSSHDKKDEIGTLLGSMNQMRENLLKVLREIGGSAYTLRDTSEKMADSSRNFSDVAQTQASAAEESSAAVEELAASAQNVGKSMEKAVFSMKEIDGNVVRLKEQIVNINREMQDLVELAALSKEQGVTGENAMAASTSAMAAIGDSASRITEILSIITEISEKTNLLALNAAIEAARAGEAGKGFAVVAEEIGKLASQTSSSVQEIGSLVNSTNTAVLNGNTKVAEASNVLKKLREQVEEFDRYAKNVLASVKNQEENTKEISQSANELMTFSLQIEEAVLEQKRATDEITKTIMSISDGTQEIASGADDLTSFSGNIHGQAQNLGQLIGKFKTN
- a CDS encoding putative peptidyl-prolyl cis-trans isomerase, producing MNSKQTYAKNFFFTGTFVFLFLQNPIQTAESLNRVIATVGTISISELDLDDASEKYNKLQKHLKHEDFRKSLRTRIIDFLIDRAIVDVVAEEESIQVNEQRVDSEIEKRMEVMGITNRKQFEKAMETSSGMPFELWVTELPYQIKKGQLLQLKIAVPPPNEQEIKNWYNQNRDKVGFEIRYRIISIAPENDSVQEENRLYKELSDIRKSVLTDPSSFALIAGSPRNDPALRSRRGMVEWISSFDLYKYSKITATIAAPLPNGGVSEVFRDERKRYSILKIEGKRPTPMENLRGGIQNILYRDKEEDTFHRWLKESRAEIPIQIFDDAYRKENKIPLKEETFHLD
- a CDS encoding cytidylyltransferase domain-containing protein translates to MSGIRSTRNIYAFIQARAGSARLPGKVLRELPSGSGKTLIDRIQDRIRVVLPEEQIVYLIPEEDEKLRSFLENRKYRLFTGDLLDVRQRYIKAAEFFKADTILRLTGDNPFYDTLHLDQLLQSFQFTKSDLAYVTGLPLGMGGEIFTRKALEWCPQVLEERHKEHVSLSIKENPHRFRITKLSSLLTEKEKKVLPKLRLTVDEPKDFETVSRIFNLLNDQNPFFGAKECIQLFEKEPNAFAGNQDVEQIRFQIQSTKVTNQFRVGILVGDPKKFGSGHFERSRILFALLSAASYKTFWLEDFPADGDLDLLVVDSRDILIPEYSKTRILLLDHFGPDREKYRHYDLLPHPTISDRFSLDRILISPGLLNENPTSNPFLLCYAGSMDSSKELDFFLSSLLSKYQSLSQIVRVGGVPPVGNSIEFIPRVSRFQFQNLLASCSGFVSYFGQSLFEAVFLKKKVCSYSISPVHSSLARLCEQTFGIPFAGELGSDGLDAYTELSIASRSVSGEGYSLLLREIEEFLHS
- a CDS encoding methyl-accepting chemotaxis protein, translated to MSIRFRISLYLSIVLFIGFSILAAINSITTYRNLKSEVENNSTITSERWSLEVKDILDSAMFYARGFRSPLIFTSPPREAVITSIKEVIERNPNFFALWLVYEPNLYDGKDAQYRNTFGHDSTGRFVPYAFQSGEKGKARIRPNVGYENLDGTGDFYQIPKRNDTYYVSEPYRYKSDSVDTMMISIVAPISKDGFFRGACGIDLKAEELQKKFGEVKPFRNQGYMTLLSPSGLYTVNGKNPSLIGNKIPDAQELEFYLKKSQEGKNFTYSSEAHTHYFFPFHVGKDKRFWTLQVSIPDSIYTDEMFNTIFSRALTAILILVSVLLCVNFIFQRLISAGLLKAVGFSEEIANGNLIAQSSHDKKDEIGTLLGSMNQMRESLLKVLREIGGSAKMLKDTSEKMANSSRNFSDVAQTQASAAEESSAAVEELAASAQNVGKSMEKAVFSMKEIDGNVVRLKEQIVNINREMQDLVELAALSKEQGVTGENAMAASTSAMAAIGDSASRITEILSIITEISEKTNLLALNAAIEAARAGEAGKGFAVVAEEIGKLASQTSSSVQEIGSLVNSTNTAVLNGNTKVAEASNMLQKLREQVEEFDRYAKNVLASVKNQEENTKEISQSANELMTFSLQIEEAVLEQKRATDEITKTIMSISDGTQEIASGAEDLTSFSGNMYGQAQNLGQLIGKFKTD